One window from the genome of Pseudomonadota bacterium encodes:
- a CDS encoding HEPN domain-containing protein: MTPEQATLLRKAGDSLRAAKMLEADGLHDFAASRAYYTMFYIAQAFLLGDGLSFSSHSAVIAAFGRELAKTNRVPAEYHRYLIEGQDSRNVGDYDIGPGLSAAEAARQIERAEQFVALAERLLASPAPR; encoded by the coding sequence ATGACCCCTGAGCAGGCCACCCTCCTGCGCAAGGCCGGCGACAGCCTCCGCGCCGCGAAGATGCTCGAAGCGGATGGGCTCCACGACTTCGCAGCTTCGCGCGCCTACTACACCATGTTCTACATCGCGCAGGCCTTTCTCCTCGGCGATGGGCTCTCGTTCTCGAGCCATTCTGCGGTGATCGCCGCGTTCGGCCGCGAGCTCGCCAAGACGAACAGGGTGCCTGCCGAGTATCACCGCTACCTCATCGAAGGCCAGGACTCGCGCAACGTCGGAGACTACGACATCGGTCCGGGCCTCTCCGCCGCGGAGGCCGCCCGCCAGATCGAGCGGGCCGAACAGTTCGTCGCGCTCGCGGAGAGACTCCTCGCGTCTCCGGCGCCGCGGTAG